CTGGCAAAAATAGCCAGTACGATGAACTGGGATACGTCCATATAGAACCAGTCCTACTTATAATTTACTGATATCTACTGAATTCCAGTGCGGGAAGTGTTTACGTACTAACGCATTGAACTCAAGTTCGAACTCAGAAAAATTAGGTGATGTATGCTGTGCGTCACCGGCAATTTCGTCGATGATCATGCCTGCACCTACAGTACCATTGGTCAATCTATCTATAACGATAAAAGAACCGGTAGGGCGGTTGCGCTTGTAAGGGTCACATGCAACGGGTTGCGTGAACTTAACATCAACTACACCAATTTCATTTAGATTAAGGTGCATCGCATCAGTTTCTTCTAATGTATTCACGTCAATTTGGTTGTCGATGTGAGCAACAACACCCGGCGTCGATTTAGTCGCGAACTTGAACAAGTACTGCTTGTTGGGCATTAGCGGCTCTTCAGACATCCATACTAGGTGTGTTTTAAATTGCGTATTGAGCAAAGGCAAGTTATCTGACTTTACAATCATATCGCCACGAGAGATATCGATTTCGTCTTCTAACGTTAACGTAACCGCTTGTGGTACGTACGCTCGTTCTTGGTCGCCTTCAAAGGTAACTACCTGTTTCACCTTTGATTTCTTGCCAGAAGGAAGTGCAGTTATTTCATCACCTGGTGCTACCTGCCCAGAAACTACTGTACCTGCAAAACCACGGAAGTCTAAGTTAGGACGGTTAACGTATTGTACTGGGAAGCGGAAATCGTCATGGTTGTCGTCTTCACCAATTTCAATGTTTTCTAACATTTCCATGAGCGGTATGCCGTCAAACCAAGGTGTTTTGTCGCTCTTACCTACTACGTTGTCGCCTTCAAGAGCAGAAATCGGCACAAACTGAATGTCAGGAATATCAAGCTGCTCAGCAAACTTTAGATAGTCTTGTTGAATTTGGTTGTACACTTCTTGTGAATAGTCCATTAAGTCCATTTTGTTAATAGCAACAATAACGTGCTTAATGCCCAAAAGAGAAACGAGGAACGAGTGACGTTTCGTTTGTACTTTAACGCCGCCACGTGCATCAACAAGAATAATAGCAAGATCGCACGTTGACGCGCCTGTTACCATGTTACGGGTGTACTGCTCGTGCCCAGGGGTATCAGCGATAATGAATTTTCGCTTGTCGGTTGAGAAGTAACGGTATGCGACGTCGATGGTGATACCTTGCTCACGCTCAGACTGAAGACCGTCCACAAGAAGGGCAAGGTCAACTTTTTCGCCAGTAGTACCTACTTTTTTGCTGTCCTTAGTGATGGCAGCGAGTTGGTCTTCGTAAATCATCTTCGAATCGTGAAGTAAGCGACCGATAAGGGTACTTTTACCGTCGTCTACGCTACCGCAAGTAAGGAAACGTAGCATATCTTTCTTTTCGTGCTGCTCTAGGTAAGACAGAATGTCCTGTCTTAATAATTCGTTTTCGTTGTTCATGTTATGCGCTCACAAGGAAAAAGGGGTTTAACACAGACTCTTTTTGGTTGTACGTAAGAGCGTCAGCGTTGTCATCTAATGGATTTTCAGGGTCTAGTACCGTTACGTTTGCACCGGCCGCTAATGCAACGGCATGTGCAGCACCAGTATCCCACTCAGATGTTGGGCCTAAACGAGGGTAAAGGTGTGCTTCGCCTTCAGCCACTAAGCAAAGCTTTAGTGAACTACCCATTGCCACAAGCTCGGTTTCACCTTCAAGCTGTGCCAATAAATTCTGAATTTCAGGGCTCTGGTGCGAGCGGCTGCCTACTACTTTCCACACTTCAGCGCCGTCGTGTTTGCGTGCTGTGATAGCCGTAAATTCGCCATCTACTTCGGTCCACGCACCTTCACCTACAATACCTACATAGCTTTTGTTTAATGCAGGCGCATAAACCACACCCATAGTCGGTTTGCCATTTTCGATAAGAGCAATGTTGACCGTAAATTCACCATTTTTCTTAATAAACTCTTTGGTGCCATCTAGCGGGTCAACCAACCAATATGACGACCAGGTTTTGCGCTCATCCCATGCGATATCGGCTGATTCCTCAGAAAGAATCGGCAAGTCAGATTCAGCTTCAAGCGCGTTAACGATGACGTTGTGCGCAGCAAGGTCAGCTTCGGTTAACGGGCTAGTATCCTGCTTTTCATAAATGGCAAAATCTTTTTCGTAAATTACCATTATTTTGTCGCCTGCTTCTTTGGCGATGGTAAGCACCTTTTGTGTAAGTGCATTCAAAGGCTGTGTCATTACACCAATCCCTTTTCTTGAAGCAAAGCATACAAGCGTTCTGCTGTTTGCTCTGCGGGTTCATCCTGATAGGTTAAGTGAATCTCAGGCGACTCTGGTGCTTCATATGCAGAGTCAATACCCGTGAAATCTTTGATCTCACCACTGCGAGCCTTTTTATAAAGCCCTTTAGGGTCACGCTTTTCACAAACCTCTAGCGGGGTATCGACGAACACTTCGACAAACTCACCATCGGCAAGCAAATTGCGACAGAAATCACGATCTGCTTTAAATGGCGAGATAAATGCGGTTAACACTAAAGTACCCGAATCGACAAAAAGCTTGGCTACTTCGCTGATGCGACGAATATTTTCTACGCGATCCTTATCGCTAAAGCCTAAATCGCCACACAAACCGTGGCGCACATTGTCGCCATCAAGCAAATAGGTATGCTTATTTTGTTCGTGCAGTTTCTTCTCAAGTAAATTTGCCAGTGTTGATTTACCCGAACCACTTAAACCCGTCAGCCAAAACACGCGGGGTGTTTGACCTAACTTTTCAGCACGGGTGGTTTTATTAACTTCGTGTTTATGCCAAACAACGTTGTCAGTGGCCATTAGAAGTACCCTTCCATTTTCTTCTTCTCCATCGAACCCGCGCTATCATGGTCGATAACGCGTCCTTGACGCTCTGAAGTTTTAGTAAGCAGCATCTCTTGAATAACTTCCGGAAGTGTTGCTGCTTCTGACTCTACAGCACCCGTTAGTGGGTAACATCCAAGGGTACGGAAACGCACTGAACGCATTTCTGGTACTTCGCCTTCCTCAAGTGGCATGCGGTCGTCATCAACCATAATCAAAATACCGTCACGCTCAACAACTGGGCGCGGCTTAGACAAGTAAAGTTGAGGAATATCAATGTTTTCTAGATAGATATACTGCCAGATATCAAGCTCAGTCCAGTTAGACATCGGGAACACACGAATGCTTTCGCCTTTGTTTACTTGAGAATTATAGATATTCCATAATTCTGGACGTTGGTTTTTTGGATCCCAGCGGTGGTTGCTATCACGGAATGAATACACACGCTCTTTGGCGCGTGACTTTTCTTCGTCACGTCTTGCACCACCAAATGCAGCGTCAAACTTATACTTGTTCAATGCTTGCTTAAGTGCTTGTGTTTTCATGATATCAGTGTGCTTTGCTGAGCCATGAGAAAAAGGTCCAACACCCGCTTCGACGCCTTCTTCGTTGATGTGAACAAGTAGGTCGAAACCATGCTTTTTAGCCTGCTCGTCACGAAACTTAATCATTTCACCAAATTTCCACGTTGTATCTACGTGAAGCAATGGGAAAGGAATCTTGCCTGGCGCAAAAGCTTTGCGCGCCAGATGAAGTAGAACCGAAGAGTCTTTTCCTACTGAGTACAGCATTACTGGGTTTTCAAACTCAGCAGCAACCTCACGGAAAATTTGAATGCTCTCGGCTTCGAGTTGTTTCAAATGCGTTATAGACGGGATACTAGCAGTCATTTTGAAGTCCGAATTTATGTTATATATAAAAAAGTTATATGCGGGTTATTTTTCTGCATAGAACGATAGCATATTTAGTTTCAAATGTAGTATGCGATTTAGCTATTTAAAATAGCTATCTTATTCCAAGAAATATAAATGTAATACAGTGAAAGCATAAGCATTGCATTTAAAGGCCTAGAAACAACAAAACCCCGCTCAGTAAACTGTGCGGGGTTTTGTTTTTGCTACCTTAGGCGCTACTATCGTTCATTCAATTTTGCTTGAAATGAATCGAAGGTATCGATTACGCCATCTCTAGGTGTTCCTGATTTACTTAATATGATTATCGTCAAGCTTGATAGGATGAATCCAGGCACAATTTCGTACATCCATTCACCTAATTTTTGTCCGCCAATTTCAACAGGAAGGTAAATCCAAAGCAGTACGGTTACTGCACCGACTATCATCCCGCCAAGTGCTGCACGGCGTGTCATTTCTCGTTTAAACAAACTAAATAACACCAAAGGTCCGAAAGCTGCACCAAACCCCGCCCATGCATTACTGACAAGGGTTAAAATAGTGCTATCTCTATCATACGCAAGATATATAGCGACAAGTGCTACAACAACAACGCTTACCCGGCCAGCGATGACGAGCTCTTTGTCTGACGCATTCTTATGCAAAAACGCTTGATAAAAGTCGCTGGTTAGCGAGCTTGACGTAACCAAAAGTTGCGAAGAGATTGTGCTCATGATTGCAGCTAGAATTGCAGCAAGAAGAAAACCGCCAATTAATGGGTGGAAGAGGATTTGTGACAAATAGATAAAGACCGTTTCTGGATCTATTTCGTTGCCGTTCCCTGTAACATAAGCGAGTCCGAAAAGCCCAGTCATAAGGGCTCCGATGATCGACACTATCATCCAACTCATTCCAATATTACGCGCAGTGGGAATGTCACTTACTGATCGAATTGCCATAAAGCGCACAATTATATGCGGCTGACCAAAATAGCCTAAGCCCCATGACATCAATGATACTATGCCAATGAATGTGAGTGTTTCATTGGTTGATGCATCCATGAAGGCATTAAAAAGTGCAGGGTTAATATTGTCTAGTGCATCTATGGACGCACCAATTCCGCCGAGTTCGCTTATGACCACAATGGGCACCATAACAAGCGAAACAAACATAATACAGCCTTGCACAAAATCGGTCATACTGACGGCCATAAAGCCACCGACTAACGTATAGGCAACGACAACGCCAGCAGTAACATACAGTCCCATTTCATAGGAAAGGCCAAACGAGGTTTCAAACAGTTTACCGCCTGCGACAACACCTGATGAGGTATAGAGGGTAAAAAAGATAACTATCACCACAGAAGCGATAACGCGCAGCAAGCGTGAATTATCTGCAAAACGATTTTCGAAATAATCAGGTAGCGTAATGGAGTTATTGGCAACTTCGGTGTATACGCGCAAGCGTGGTGCAACGAGCATGTAGTTAGCAAGCGCCCCTAACGTTAAGCCTACTGCTATCCATCCCGCTGAAAGGCCTGACACATACATAGCGCCGGGCAAGCCCATAAGCATCCAACCACTCATATCCGAAGCGCCGGCAGACAGAGCTGTTACTGCTGGACCTAACTGCCGGCCACCAAGCATGTACCCTTCTACGTTAGTGTCAGTTTGACGGTAAGCGAAAAGACCAATACCCAACATTACAACGAAATACAAACCTAACGAGATTATCGTGCCTGTAGCCATATAAATTCCCTATGTTTTTTCTTTCATGCTAACACCTCTGTCATAGACTCTCTACGTCAGTGAGTGACCTTGCACGATTTCTATACGGCTGAACGTAAAAAAAGTTTGGCGGTTAGGCGCCTCAATGTCACTTATTTCAGCTTAGCAAACTGATAGGGCGTACGTTTCTACTTGGGAATGGCCTTTTTGCTTTGCAGTTTGAAGAAGCTTGTCACAACATTGGATAACCGTATCTAAGTTGGCGTCGCCATTTACTTTAAGCACACCGGATGAAAACGAAACAGCGAAGCGTTCATTGGTATGCTTCCATAAAGTAAGTTTGGATAAAGATTGGTTTAGTTCGTCCAACACGCGTTTGACGTGGCTTTCATTCGAATCTGTAAAGTAAATTAAAAACTCTTCGTTGCCATAGCGGCATAATTTATCTGACTTTCTAATTCGGCCTCTAATGGTTTGGCTAAATGTTGCGAGGACTTCATCGCCCACTTCGTGACCAAATTTCTCGTTAATTCGCTTAAAGTTATCGATATCAAGCAGAGCCACGCAAGAGGAACTGTCTCTCTTAAGCGCCTTTTTTAAGCTATTAAGCATTGCTCTTCGAGTTAGCGCGCCTGTCAGAGAATCGAACTGACTTGATGATGCATTTTGTTTTTTGGCGAGCCATAACCACATTGCTAATATGCCGAATATGGTTGCTAACAAGGCAATTACAGTAGTCTCTAGCTGCGACATACTAGCAGTTAGCCCAAGCTTTTCGTTACGGAGAGTTTCTAGTTCTCTCTGCCTATAGTTGGCAAGTTCTATATCTTCTGAAAGTGAGTTGACTCCTAGTGTATCGTTGAGTCTAAACAGCTCAGTATTGTATTTCACAATAGCATCATCATATTTTCGCTGATAATGAAACGCCTTTGATGTGCCTTCCCGCAGTAAATATAGGTCCCTTAACCCCAAGAGACCATTTAATGTAGTATTTCTAGTAAATGCGAGCTCGTTTCCCTGCTCTTTAATTGCAGTTTTATAAACCTCAACCGACTGTTCAAAAGAACTGGAATCACTGAATAGTGCAGACTCCACAGCTTTACTAAATGGCTCTAGTTCTTTGAATTGAGAGGGGATGTTGTCAATTTCAAAGTTTTGTAGTTTTTGAGCAACACTTGCAACCCTAAGCTTCTCGTCGAACGTAGACTTGTTGTTCGTTATATAGCTGTCTATGAAGACTGTTAATTCGAGAGCAAGAGCAATATATTCTTGTAATGGTATATCTTCTTTTGTTGCTGATTTGGCCTTCTCTACAAGAGCCTGTGCAAGGTCGGTCTTACTAAGGCTGATAGCAGCTCTAATTGCAATGACATAATCTGAAGCCACTAATGTCTTCTTTTGTTTCTTTATTTCAATAAATTGAGTGGCATACTCGAGGGCTTTACTGGGAATCTTGAGTTCTAAATATTTATGCGAAAGCCAGATCAGCGCAGTAGGCTTATCAAGTTCATTTTCTAGTGCGTTGCTAAAATTGCCGTTCGAAACGTGAGGTAAGGCATATTCAATTTCACTTATTGCTTTCAACGGCGCAGTATCCAAATACTCCATTGCTAACCACATACTTGCAATTGCAACAGCACTTTTATCTCCCGTTTTAAGTAATTCGGCTTTGTGTCTAGAGAGCTCGGGAATAGTTGAAATTACTCGCCTAGCTGAACCTTTATATTCGATTACACTTTTTACATAAAGGTAATACGCATGAGCATATGCATAGGTCGATGGTGCAGCTTCTTTGAGTGCTTGCCAATGTTGATCAAGTAATGGAGACTTTATGTAAATAGGAACTCGTTGGTGATCGCCATTGTCTGCAGTACTAAGTGCCATTAGATGTCGAAAAATGACCCCTATACTCGACTCGTCTTGCTGAACACCACTTTTAATAATTTGCTGCTCAATAGCCTCGTTCGACAAAGCGGAAGGATAATTCCAATCGTAAATTACTTTGTGTAAAAGGTCGGCATACTCGTTAATTTTCTGTGGTGAGGCTGTCGTTAACTCGTCGCTACGAGCGCCATGCGACGCAAACGCCAAAAATAAAAAAGCGATTATGCTAATTAACCGAAAGTAC
The DNA window shown above is from Alteromonas sp. KC3 and carries:
- the cysN gene encoding sulfate adenylyltransferase subunit CysN, with the protein product MNNENELLRQDILSYLEQHEKKDMLRFLTCGSVDDGKSTLIGRLLHDSKMIYEDQLAAITKDSKKVGTTGEKVDLALLVDGLQSEREQGITIDVAYRYFSTDKRKFIIADTPGHEQYTRNMVTGASTCDLAIILVDARGGVKVQTKRHSFLVSLLGIKHVIVAINKMDLMDYSQEVYNQIQQDYLKFAEQLDIPDIQFVPISALEGDNVVGKSDKTPWFDGIPLMEMLENIEIGEDDNHDDFRFPVQYVNRPNLDFRGFAGTVVSGQVAPGDEITALPSGKKSKVKQVVTFEGDQERAYVPQAVTLTLEDEIDISRGDMIVKSDNLPLLNTQFKTHLVWMSEEPLMPNKQYLFKFATKSTPGVVAHIDNQIDVNTLEETDAMHLNLNEIGVVDVKFTQPVACDPYKRNRPTGSFIVIDRLTNGTVGAGMIIDEIAGDAQHTSPNFSEFELEFNALVRKHFPHWNSVDISKL
- the cysQ gene encoding 3'(2'),5'-bisphosphate nucleotidase CysQ, whose product is MTQPLNALTQKVLTIAKEAGDKIMVIYEKDFAIYEKQDTSPLTEADLAAHNVIVNALEAESDLPILSEESADIAWDERKTWSSYWLVDPLDGTKEFIKKNGEFTVNIALIENGKPTMGVVYAPALNKSYVGIVGEGAWTEVDGEFTAITARKHDGAEVWKVVGSRSHQSPEIQNLLAQLEGETELVAMGSSLKLCLVAEGEAHLYPRLGPTSEWDTGAAHAVALAAGANVTVLDPENPLDDNADALTYNQKESVLNPFFLVSA
- the cysC gene encoding adenylyl-sulfate kinase, whose translation is MATDNVVWHKHEVNKTTRAEKLGQTPRVFWLTGLSGSGKSTLANLLEKKLHEQNKHTYLLDGDNVRHGLCGDLGFSDKDRVENIRRISEVAKLFVDSGTLVLTAFISPFKADRDFCRNLLADGEFVEVFVDTPLEVCEKRDPKGLYKKARSGEIKDFTGIDSAYEAPESPEIHLTYQDEPAEQTAERLYALLQEKGLV
- the cysD gene encoding sulfate adenylyltransferase subunit CysD, with translation MTASIPSITHLKQLEAESIQIFREVAAEFENPVMLYSVGKDSSVLLHLARKAFAPGKIPFPLLHVDTTWKFGEMIKFRDEQAKKHGFDLLVHINEEGVEAGVGPFSHGSAKHTDIMKTQALKQALNKYKFDAAFGGARRDEEKSRAKERVYSFRDSNHRWDPKNQRPELWNIYNSQVNKGESIRVFPMSNWTELDIWQYIYLENIDIPQLYLSKPRPVVERDGILIMVDDDRMPLEEGEVPEMRSVRFRTLGCYPLTGAVESEAATLPEVIQEMLLTKTSERQGRVIDHDSAGSMEKKKMEGYF
- the putP gene encoding sodium/proline symporter PutP; this encodes MATGTIISLGLYFVVMLGIGLFAYRQTDTNVEGYMLGGRQLGPAVTALSAGASDMSGWMLMGLPGAMYVSGLSAGWIAVGLTLGALANYMLVAPRLRVYTEVANNSITLPDYFENRFADNSRLLRVIASVVIVIFFTLYTSSGVVAGGKLFETSFGLSYEMGLYVTAGVVVAYTLVGGFMAVSMTDFVQGCIMFVSLVMVPIVVISELGGIGASIDALDNINPALFNAFMDASTNETLTFIGIVSLMSWGLGYFGQPHIIVRFMAIRSVSDIPTARNIGMSWMIVSIIGALMTGLFGLAYVTGNGNEIDPETVFIYLSQILFHPLIGGFLLAAILAAIMSTISSQLLVTSSSLTSDFYQAFLHKNASDKELVIAGRVSVVVVALVAIYLAYDRDSTILTLVSNAWAGFGAAFGPLVLFSLFKREMTRRAALGGMIVGAVTVLLWIYLPVEIGGQKLGEWMYEIVPGFILSSLTIIILSKSGTPRDGVIDTFDSFQAKLNER
- a CDS encoding GGDEF domain-containing protein; protein product: MPIWFKYFRLISIIAFLFLAFASHGARSDELTTASPQKINEYADLLHKVIYDWNYPSALSNEAIEQQIIKSGVQQDESSIGVIFRHLMALSTADNGDHQRVPIYIKSPLLDQHWQALKEAAPSTYAYAHAYYLYVKSVIEYKGSARRVISTIPELSRHKAELLKTGDKSAVAIASMWLAMEYLDTAPLKAISEIEYALPHVSNGNFSNALENELDKPTALIWLSHKYLELKIPSKALEYATQFIEIKKQKKTLVASDYVIAIRAAISLSKTDLAQALVEKAKSATKEDIPLQEYIALALELTVFIDSYITNNKSTFDEKLRVASVAQKLQNFEIDNIPSQFKELEPFSKAVESALFSDSSSFEQSVEVYKTAIKEQGNELAFTRNTTLNGLLGLRDLYLLREGTSKAFHYQRKYDDAIVKYNTELFRLNDTLGVNSLSEDIELANYRQRELETLRNEKLGLTASMSQLETTVIALLATIFGILAMWLWLAKKQNASSSQFDSLTGALTRRAMLNSLKKALKRDSSSCVALLDIDNFKRINEKFGHEVGDEVLATFSQTIRGRIRKSDKLCRYGNEEFLIYFTDSNESHVKRVLDELNQSLSKLTLWKHTNERFAVSFSSGVLKVNGDANLDTVIQCCDKLLQTAKQKGHSQVETYALSVC